The Dehalococcoidia bacterium genome contains a region encoding:
- a CDS encoding GatB/YqeY domain-containing protein — translation MTMKTRLEDDLKQAMRSRDAARRDVIRYLRSEIRNQEIKVQEDLDDDGVVQVLSRQAQQRRDSIEAFTEANRSDLVEKEQAELEIIMEYMPQQMTSDEITSLVQEVVAEVGASGPGDMGKVMSQIMPQVRGRAEGREVSSIVMEILRGL, via the coding sequence ATGACTATGAAAACAAGACTCGAAGACGATCTCAAACAGGCGATGCGCAGCCGTGACGCGGCCCGGCGTGACGTCATTAGATACCTGCGGTCCGAGATCAGGAACCAGGAGATTAAGGTCCAAGAAGATCTCGATGATGACGGTGTGGTCCAGGTCCTGTCGCGCCAGGCGCAGCAGCGTCGGGACAGTATCGAGGCCTTCACCGAAGCCAATCGCAGTGACCTTGTCGAGAAGGAACAGGCCGAACTCGAGATCATCATGGAGTACATGCCCCAGCAGATGACGAGCGATGAGATCACCTCCTTGGTCCAGGAGGTCGTCGCTGAAGTCGGAGCTTCGGGCCCCGGCGACATGGGCAAAGTAATGTCGCAGATTATGCCCCAGGTTCGCGGCCGGGCCGAGGGCCGAGAGGTGAGTTCCATAGTTATGGAGATCCTACGCGGCCTATGA
- a CDS encoding iron ABC transporter permease, protein MNLERSSRDSSGAQVPVLLETLRLPNLASTGGRLQPPSLLTTAALLVGSAMALPLVYLAIRGLGASTDAWELFLRPRTAEILWRSVQLVFVVTAGCLLVGVPLAWFTTRTDLPNRRLLAVLCALPLVVPTYVGAFLYISALGPRGLLQEALAPLGVTRLPEIYGLPGAALTLILLSYPYVYLTVRASLLRMDPSLEESARLLRHGTLSTFLKLTLPQLRPAMVSGSLLVALYTLSDFGAVSLMRYESFTWAIYQQYLGSFDRTVAAMLALGLVGMASLVLIVEGLARGKSRYYRSSSGSERRQPLVPLNRWRGAFGTYAWLVVVVALGLPAAMLGYWLVNGLIAGEPFFILWSATWNAVSVSTLAAVVATVLAVPVAAKAVRQPGLVAAAVYRFSHTGYAMPGIVVALALVFFASRLASPLYQTLWLLLFGYVVLHLPATLGAVRSSLVQISPRLEESARILGSGQLRTMLTVTGPLLRPGLLMGGALVFLITVKELTATLILSPLNFKTLATAVWSASEEAFFAQAAAPALMIILVSSIPMALLIVRERKVDQ, encoded by the coding sequence ATGAATTTGGAGCGATCCAGTAGGGACTCGAGTGGGGCCCAAGTACCAGTCTTGCTAGAAACTCTCCGACTCCCAAACCTTGCGTCGACCGGTGGGCGACTTCAGCCTCCCAGTTTGCTAACGACGGCCGCCTTGTTGGTCGGCTCAGCAATGGCTCTCCCACTCGTTTATCTTGCCATCAGGGGATTGGGTGCGTCGACGGACGCTTGGGAACTCTTCCTCCGTCCGAGGACCGCAGAGATTCTGTGGCGATCTGTGCAGTTGGTTTTCGTTGTCACGGCGGGCTGTCTACTCGTTGGTGTTCCCCTTGCATGGTTCACCACGAGGACTGATTTGCCAAACAGGCGCCTCCTGGCCGTGCTCTGTGCGCTGCCTCTTGTGGTTCCGACCTACGTTGGTGCATTCCTCTACATCTCCGCGCTCGGCCCCAGAGGTCTGCTTCAGGAAGCGCTCGCCCCACTGGGTGTCACACGACTGCCTGAGATCTACGGACTGCCCGGTGCGGCGCTGACATTGATTCTACTCAGCTATCCTTATGTTTACCTGACCGTAAGGGCATCACTTCTTCGAATGGACCCTAGCCTGGAGGAGTCGGCACGCCTTCTTAGACATGGGACACTCAGCACATTCCTGAAACTCACTCTCCCACAGCTCCGCCCGGCCATGGTCTCGGGCTCACTACTGGTCGCCCTCTACACACTCAGTGACTTTGGGGCCGTCTCCCTCATGAGATACGAGTCTTTCACGTGGGCTATTTATCAGCAGTACCTTGGTTCGTTCGACAGGACCGTCGCCGCGATGCTCGCACTCGGTCTGGTCGGGATGGCCTCCCTGGTTCTGATTGTTGAAGGCCTGGCCAGAGGCAAGAGTCGATACTATCGCTCGTCTTCAGGGTCAGAGCGCCGGCAGCCGCTGGTCCCATTGAATCGGTGGCGAGGCGCATTTGGAACATATGCATGGCTTGTAGTGGTCGTTGCACTTGGACTGCCGGCAGCTATGCTGGGCTATTGGTTGGTCAACGGTCTAATTGCAGGTGAGCCATTCTTCATACTGTGGAGCGCGACCTGGAATGCTGTCAGTGTCTCTACATTGGCAGCCGTCGTGGCAACCGTACTCGCAGTCCCCGTGGCAGCCAAAGCGGTCAGGCAACCCGGTCTGGTAGCTGCCGCCGTTTACCGGTTCAGCCATACAGGGTACGCAATGCCGGGAATTGTAGTCGCACTCGCTCTGGTGTTCTTTGCAAGCCGCCTTGCTTCTCCGTTGTACCAGACGCTTTGGCTGCTGCTGTTTGGTTACGTGGTACTCCATCTGCCTGCGACCCTGGGCGCAGTTCGCTCCTCGCTTGTCCAGATCAGCCCCAGGCTGGAAGAGTCAGCCAGGATTCTCGGCAGCGGTCAACTGCGTACTATGCTGACAGTCACTGGTCCTTTGTTGAGACCTGGACTCCTGATGGGCGGTGCACTGGTTTTCTTAATCACGGTCAAGGAGCTGACGGCTACTCTGATCCTGAGTCCCCTGAATTTCAAGACACTCGCGACTGCAGTCTGGTCAGCATCCGAGGAGGCCTTCTTCGCCCAGGCCGCCGCACCGGCGCTGATGATCATCCTGGTATCGTCCATTCCCATGGCGCTTCTGATAGTCAGGGAGCGTAAGGTAGACCAATGA
- a CDS encoding tyrosine--tRNA ligase, translated as MQATQSVVDDLRWRGLIHVTDDGEELLTPGLEDLLGRERITAYIGFDPSADSLHIGNLLGIMVLVRLQRSGHRPIAIAGGGTGLIGDPGGKSEERPLLTRDELQHNLEGIRGQLARFLDFDAADNAALLVNNADWLEEISSIDFMRDVGKHFTVNYMLAKESVQSRMADGISYTEFSYMLLQAYDYLTLFDRYGCALQMGGSDQWGNITAGVDLIRRARQKPAHALVTPLITTAAGTKFGKTESGAVWLDADKTSPFQFYQFWLNTLDADAVRFLKYYTLLSPDEIEEYEHEVATSPEARETQRLLASEVTRMTHGESAFQTALAATEVLFGGDIAGFGADELLDIFQDVPSMTMPKQAFEGEGVGLRDLVANTGLASSRGDARRLIEGGGIVVGSERVSNSRHMVKLEHAVDGRVIVLRRGARQYRLVRLAADGNTDDQN; from the coding sequence ATGCAGGCGACTCAGTCGGTCGTTGATGACCTTCGATGGCGTGGACTTATCCATGTTACTGACGATGGAGAGGAACTGCTCACGCCCGGCCTCGAGGACCTCTTGGGAAGAGAGAGGATCACGGCCTATATCGGCTTCGATCCCTCTGCAGACAGCCTCCACATCGGCAACCTGCTCGGAATCATGGTGCTCGTGCGGTTGCAGCGCAGCGGGCATCGCCCGATTGCCATAGCAGGAGGCGGCACTGGACTGATTGGGGATCCCGGAGGAAAGTCGGAAGAGCGCCCGCTGCTTACTAGGGACGAGCTTCAACACAATCTCGAAGGGATCAGAGGGCAGCTCGCACGTTTCCTGGATTTCGATGCCGCAGATAACGCGGCACTTCTCGTGAACAATGCCGATTGGCTCGAAGAGATCAGTTCGATCGACTTCATGCGCGACGTTGGCAAACACTTCACAGTCAATTACATGCTTGCAAAGGAGTCCGTCCAGAGTCGGATGGCTGACGGGATCTCCTACACAGAGTTTAGCTACATGCTGCTGCAGGCTTACGACTACCTGACACTATTCGATCGATATGGCTGTGCCCTGCAGATGGGGGGAAGCGATCAGTGGGGAAACATTACAGCCGGCGTGGACCTGATCAGACGCGCAAGGCAGAAGCCTGCACACGCGCTCGTAACGCCGCTTATCACTACTGCAGCAGGAACAAAGTTTGGGAAGACTGAAAGTGGCGCAGTCTGGCTCGACGCTGACAAGACGTCTCCCTTCCAGTTCTACCAGTTCTGGCTCAATACACTTGATGCCGATGCTGTCAGGTTCCTGAAGTACTACACATTGCTGTCTCCAGACGAGATCGAGGAGTACGAGCACGAAGTAGCGACCAGCCCCGAAGCTCGTGAGACCCAACGGCTGCTCGCCTCAGAGGTCACTCGGATGACGCACGGTGAATCCGCATTTCAGACCGCACTGGCCGCAACGGAGGTGCTGTTCGGGGGCGACATCGCAGGCTTCGGCGCTGACGAGCTTCTAGACATCTTCCAGGATGTTCCCTCAATGACCATGCCCAAGCAGGCCTTCGAAGGCGAGGGCGTGGGTCTGCGCGACCTGGTGGCAAATACAGGTCTAGCATCATCACGAGGCGATGCAAGAAGGCTGATCGAAGGCGGCGGAATTGTTGTCGGCAGCGAACGCGTGTCTAACAGTAGACACATGGTCAAGCTGGAACACGCAGTAGATGGCAGGGTAATTGTCCTCCGCCGAGGGGCGCGTCAGTATCGCCTCGTCAGGCTGGCGGCTGACGGGAACACTGATGACCAGAACTGA
- the lysS gene encoding lysine--tRNA ligase has product MTLPLDELVRVRLEKTENLRSKGIDPYPRNYERTHTATDAVQQFESAEFSGDHEFDLDQVSIGGRITGMRGMGRVTFCDILDGTGSIQTMFRSNTLGDDYATLRDLDIGDWIGVTGQMIRTRTGEVTVQASDFTVLCKSLRPLPEKWHGLVDTEIRYRQRYLDLISNPEARRIAVLRSRMVSAIRRFMEGRGYMEVETPVLVPVAAGGMAHPFETHHNALSRDLFLRIATELHLKRLIVGGLERVYEIGRIFRNEGIDANHNPEFTTMESYEAFADYNDIMALVEELVSTVANEVAGSSAVAYGDHTIDFSPPWPRVKLVDKIKECTGIDILEHQNVDGLKNAMASKGIPIENQVSWAGLVDKLISTAVEPTLVQPTFLIDYPVQVSPLAKRTPDDPRLVERFEAFSAGMEIANAFTELNDPVDQRGRFEEQEEFRAALPQEEWDRLDEDFLTAIEYGMPPTGGLGMGMDRLAMLLSGQRTIREVVLFPQMRT; this is encoded by the coding sequence ATGACGCTTCCTTTAGACGAGTTGGTGCGAGTCCGGCTTGAGAAGACCGAGAACCTTCGAAGTAAGGGCATAGACCCCTATCCGCGTAACTATGAGCGGACGCACACAGCGACCGACGCAGTGCAGCAGTTTGAGTCGGCTGAATTCTCAGGCGACCACGAGTTCGACCTGGACCAGGTATCCATTGGTGGGCGTATCACGGGAATGCGCGGTATGGGCCGGGTCACTTTCTGCGACATTCTAGACGGTACCGGAAGCATCCAGACGATGTTCCGGAGCAACACCCTCGGAGATGACTACGCCACTCTCCGTGACCTTGATATTGGAGACTGGATTGGCGTAACCGGCCAGATGATCCGCACCCGAACCGGCGAGGTCACCGTGCAGGCCAGTGACTTTACGGTCCTTTGCAAGTCGCTGAGACCCCTCCCAGAGAAGTGGCATGGCCTTGTTGACACCGAGATACGTTACCGTCAGCGGTACCTCGACCTGATCTCCAACCCGGAGGCCCGACGCATCGCCGTTCTACGCAGTCGCATGGTGAGCGCGATACGCCGATTCATGGAGGGGCGCGGCTACATGGAAGTTGAGACACCCGTGCTGGTGCCGGTGGCCGCTGGGGGCATGGCCCACCCGTTTGAGACACACCATAACGCCCTGAGCCGCGATCTCTTCCTCAGAATTGCAACTGAGCTCCACCTGAAGCGCCTGATAGTCGGAGGCCTTGAAAGGGTCTACGAGATCGGGAGAATCTTCCGTAACGAGGGCATCGACGCCAACCATAATCCAGAGTTCACCACCATGGAGTCCTACGAAGCTTTCGCCGACTACAACGACATCATGGCGCTCGTCGAAGAACTTGTCAGTACCGTCGCCAACGAGGTGGCCGGAAGCTCCGCAGTGGCGTACGGTGATCACACTATAGACTTCTCACCACCATGGCCGAGGGTGAAACTAGTCGACAAGATCAAGGAGTGCACCGGCATCGACATTCTGGAACATCAGAACGTCGACGGTCTGAAGAATGCCATGGCATCGAAGGGGATTCCGATCGAGAACCAGGTTAGCTGGGCGGGCCTGGTGGACAAGCTGATTTCGACTGCCGTGGAACCGACACTGGTACAACCTACATTCCTGATCGACTACCCTGTGCAAGTGTCGCCGCTCGCCAAGCGGACTCCCGATGATCCCCGGCTGGTAGAGCGATTCGAAGCGTTCTCCGCAGGTATGGAGATTGCCAACGCCTTTACAGAGCTGAACGATCCAGTCGATCAGCGCGGACGGTTCGAAGAACAGGAGGAGTTCCGGGCCGCCCTTCCTCAGGAAGAGTGGGACAGGCTCGATGAGGACTTTCTCACTGCGATCGAGTACGGCATGCCCCCCACCGGTGGACTGGGCATGGGCATGGACAGGCTAGCCATGCTCCTGTCAGGGCAACGCACCATACGCGAGGTTGTCCTCTTTCCCCAGATGAGGACTTAA
- the purQ gene encoding phosphoribosylformylglycinamidine synthase subunit PurQ has translation MEFGVIVFPGTWSDGDCYTAVTDNLGEQARYIWHKDTDVSGVDCLIVPGGFSYGDYLRAGAIARFSPIMKSVEEFASGGGLVIGICNGFQILCEAGLLPGVLMRNDHLQFRCQWVNLRVETTVTPFTNASHSGDVLAVPISHGEGNFYADDATLETLQNGGQIVFRYCDDAGDVTSEANPNGSLRNIAGITNAERNVLGMMPHPERCCDPLMGGTDGLTIFQSIVQSLSKSPIAGASTV, from the coding sequence ATGGAATTCGGCGTTATCGTGTTCCCTGGCACGTGGAGCGACGGCGACTGCTACACAGCAGTCACCGACAATCTGGGAGAGCAGGCACGTTACATCTGGCACAAAGACACCGACGTTTCCGGCGTTGACTGCCTGATCGTTCCGGGCGGCTTCTCGTACGGCGATTACCTTCGTGCCGGGGCAATAGCCAGATTCTCGCCGATTATGAAATCCGTCGAAGAATTCGCCTCAGGCGGTGGCTTGGTTATTGGTATCTGCAACGGGTTTCAGATCCTGTGCGAGGCCGGTCTGTTACCAGGCGTCCTGATGCGCAACGACCACCTGCAATTCCGATGCCAATGGGTGAATCTGCGCGTTGAGACGACTGTCACCCCCTTCACAAACGCCAGTCATAGTGGGGATGTCTTGGCCGTTCCCATCTCCCACGGTGAGGGCAACTTCTATGCCGACGACGCTACACTGGAAACCTTGCAGAACGGCGGGCAGATCGTATTCAGATACTGTGACGACGCCGGCGATGTAACGTCGGAAGCCAATCCAAACGGCTCACTGAGGAACATCGCGGGAATCACGAACGCCGAAAGGAATGTCCTGGGCATGATGCCCCATCCTGAAAGGTGCTGCGATCCCCTCATGGGCGGAACAGACGGTCTCACGATTTTCCAGTCGATCGTACAATCCCTTTCCAAGTCGCCCATTGCAGGTGCTTCAACTGTCTAG
- the purL gene encoding phosphoribosylformylglycinamidine synthase subunit PurL, whose product MSQEVLDQLAISQGEYEAIVERLGREPNHLEVGLFGSMWSEHCGYKHSKPLLKSFNTTSGRMLVAPGSENAGVVDIGEGLAVVMKVESHNHPSAIEPYEGAATGVGGIVRDIFAMGARPIALLNSLRFGPLTESRNRYLFQGVVSGISGYGNCIGVPDVGGEVQFAPCYSGNPLVNAMCVGILRHEDLRRATAGSPGNLIMLVGADTGRDGIHGASGLASRTFEEERELRPTVQVGNPFLEKVLIEACLEAAESDAVIGIQDLGAAGLTSSSVECASNSGVGIHIDIDAVPRRESGMTPYEVMLSESQERMLVVVKPGREAEVKAIFDRWDLRSDVIGEVMDDGLASISESGRVEAAVPVELLTDPPLYEPPAMKPSWLDDLQSFDLESLPRPEATPSDVLKALLASSNIASRQWIYRQYDHQVQTNTVVAPGGDAALLRVKDTTKGLAVSTDGNGRFCYLDPYVGGMIAVAEACRNVSCAGATPIALTDCLNFGNPEKPEIYFQLREAVAGMAEASRRFDAPVVSGNVSLYNEAQGEGIYPTPVVGALGLTEDVSSHTTAGFKDEGDVIVLLGRHSLDADASELAGSEYLSLFHGTVAGRPSIDLGLEVAVQRTCRSLIGSGIAKSAHDCSDGGLAVALAESAIIGELGADISARVGDRWDVSLFSEGQSRILVSVSPANLDTLRTVCESESVPYVKIGVVGGSELVIGDAVSADVADLTDAYMNGLPRSLETPSHS is encoded by the coding sequence ATCTCACAGGAAGTACTTGACCAACTCGCCATATCTCAGGGCGAGTATGAGGCCATAGTCGAGCGATTGGGCCGTGAGCCGAATCACCTGGAGGTCGGGCTGTTTGGCTCAATGTGGAGCGAACACTGCGGCTACAAGCACTCCAAGCCGCTGCTGAAGTCATTCAACACAACGAGCGGCCGTATGTTGGTAGCTCCTGGAAGTGAGAACGCAGGGGTGGTGGACATTGGAGAAGGCCTGGCCGTAGTCATGAAGGTCGAGTCTCACAACCACCCGTCAGCGATTGAACCTTACGAAGGTGCGGCCACTGGCGTAGGCGGAATCGTACGAGACATTTTCGCCATGGGCGCCCGTCCGATCGCGCTGCTGAACTCGCTTCGTTTCGGACCCCTCACTGAAAGCCGTAACCGATACCTCTTCCAGGGAGTGGTCTCCGGCATCTCCGGCTACGGGAACTGCATAGGAGTACCTGACGTCGGTGGTGAGGTCCAGTTTGCCCCCTGCTACTCGGGTAACCCTCTCGTCAATGCGATGTGCGTTGGAATACTTCGTCATGAAGATCTACGGCGAGCAACGGCAGGCAGTCCTGGCAATTTGATAATGCTGGTTGGCGCAGATACGGGACGCGACGGTATACACGGCGCCTCAGGGCTCGCTTCTCGAACTTTCGAGGAAGAGAGGGAGCTTCGTCCAACCGTCCAGGTCGGAAACCCGTTCCTTGAGAAAGTCCTGATCGAAGCGTGCCTGGAAGCTGCCGAGAGTGATGCGGTCATAGGCATACAGGACCTCGGAGCTGCGGGTCTAACCAGTTCGAGCGTGGAGTGCGCCAGCAATTCAGGAGTCGGAATACACATCGACATAGACGCGGTCCCCCGACGCGAGTCCGGCATGACTCCGTACGAGGTTATGCTGAGCGAGTCACAGGAGCGTATGCTCGTTGTCGTGAAGCCTGGCCGGGAGGCTGAAGTTAAGGCCATCTTCGACCGCTGGGACCTTCGTTCAGATGTCATAGGGGAGGTCATGGACGACGGGCTAGCCTCGATTTCTGAGTCGGGCCGGGTTGAAGCGGCTGTCCCAGTGGAGCTGCTGACCGACCCTCCGCTCTATGAACCCCCTGCCATGAAACCTTCCTGGCTTGATGACCTCCAGTCGTTCGACCTTGAATCTCTGCCACGCCCAGAAGCCACTCCATCAGACGTTCTGAAGGCTCTTCTTGCTTCATCCAACATTGCATCGAGGCAGTGGATCTACAGACAGTACGATCACCAGGTCCAGACCAACACCGTCGTAGCTCCTGGTGGCGATGCAGCGCTTCTCAGAGTCAAGGACACGACCAAGGGCCTGGCCGTCTCAACCGACGGCAATGGCCGTTTCTGCTACCTGGATCCCTACGTTGGGGGCATGATAGCTGTCGCAGAAGCATGCCGAAACGTCTCTTGTGCAGGGGCAACTCCTATTGCCCTGACCGACTGCCTGAACTTTGGAAACCCCGAAAAGCCCGAAATCTACTTCCAGCTCCGCGAAGCGGTTGCAGGCATGGCGGAAGCCAGTAGGCGATTCGATGCCCCAGTCGTCAGCGGCAACGTCAGCCTGTACAACGAAGCGCAAGGGGAGGGCATCTACCCAACACCGGTAGTTGGCGCTCTTGGCTTGACGGAAGATGTTTCTTCGCACACGACCGCTGGATTCAAAGACGAGGGCGATGTCATCGTCCTGTTAGGAAGGCACTCGTTAGATGCTGATGCTTCCGAGCTTGCTGGCAGCGAATACCTGAGCCTGTTTCACGGGACCGTCGCCGGTCGACCCAGTATTGACCTAGGCCTTGAGGTTGCCGTTCAGAGGACCTGCCGCTCGTTGATCGGTTCAGGCATCGCGAAATCAGCCCACGACTGCTCAGATGGCGGCCTTGCCGTCGCTCTGGCAGAGAGTGCCATCATCGGTGAACTGGGGGCCGACATAAGTGCGAGAGTCGGAGACAGATGGGATGTCTCACTGTTCAGCGAGGGACAGTCCAGAATTCTAGTGAGCGTGAGTCCTGCCAATCTCGATACGCTGCGAACTGTGTGCGAGTCGGAGAGCGTCCCCTACGTGAAAATCGGCGTTGTTGGCGGTTCCGAGCTAGTAATCGGTGACGCCGTCTCCGCCGATGTTGCAGACTTGACTGACGCTTACATGAACGGGCTGCCTAGATCGTTGGAGACACCCAGCCACTCCTAG
- a CDS encoding Ldh family oxidoreductase yields the protein MLEHFKVPADEAVHVQEAPLRETVASIFRKMGVSESDSELATDVLVMADMRGVETHGVSNMLRSYVSGYGSGELNNDPNWRITRETPATANVDSDRGLGIIVVPKAMEIAIEKAKNVGVGMVTIHNSRHLGMASYHAMMALEHDQIGVCVTSCPPGVLPTFGAEPRLGTNPIAVAAPADQEPPFVFDAATSTVAGNKLGLARRLGNTLLPGWVGDQNGVPIMEEVDPPVPGYEGRASSFLLPVGGTRESGSHKGYGLACIVDILGGVLSGGGFGAVPGRPNFGHMVAAYNVEAFMDTAEFKRTMDDFLRMLRETPPAPGHDRVLFPGLPESEEEELRAVQGIPFHPEVIEWFQDITSELDIPYNLT from the coding sequence ATGCTAGAACATTTCAAGGTACCAGCGGATGAGGCGGTCCACGTTCAGGAAGCGCCGCTGAGAGAGACAGTAGCGAGCATCTTCAGGAAGATGGGAGTAAGCGAGTCAGACAGCGAGCTCGCAACAGACGTCCTGGTGATGGCCGACATGCGCGGAGTTGAGACTCATGGAGTCTCTAACATGCTCCGGTCATATGTATCCGGTTACGGCAGTGGGGAGTTGAACAATGATCCGAACTGGAGGATCACCAGAGAGACACCGGCTACCGCTAACGTCGACTCTGACCGCGGTCTGGGCATCATCGTCGTCCCCAAGGCAATGGAGATAGCGATCGAGAAGGCCAAGAACGTCGGAGTCGGGATGGTCACGATTCACAACTCAAGGCATCTGGGAATGGCGTCTTACCACGCTATGATGGCGCTCGAACACGACCAGATAGGTGTGTGCGTCACTTCCTGCCCTCCGGGCGTGCTGCCCACTTTTGGAGCTGAGCCACGGCTCGGGACCAACCCGATTGCCGTCGCGGCACCTGCGGACCAGGAGCCACCGTTCGTCTTCGACGCAGCGACTTCGACGGTTGCGGGCAACAAGCTGGGCCTGGCACGCAGGCTCGGCAACACGCTGCTCCCCGGCTGGGTTGGGGACCAGAACGGAGTGCCAATAATGGAAGAGGTGGACCCGCCAGTGCCCGGCTACGAGGGACGCGCTTCCTCATTCCTGCTTCCAGTTGGGGGCACGCGTGAGTCTGGTTCCCATAAGGGCTACGGGCTCGCCTGCATCGTCGACATACTCGGAGGAGTACTTTCAGGCGGTGGATTCGGAGCCGTACCAGGTCGTCCTAATTTCGGCCACATGGTCGCTGCCTACAACGTTGAAGCATTCATGGACACCGCCGAGTTCAAGCGGACGATGGACGACTTCCTCCGGATGTTGAGAGAGACTCCGCCCGCCCCTGGTCACGATCGCGTGCTGTTCCCTGGTCTTCCCGAGTCGGAAGAAGAGGAATTGAGGGCCGTACAGGGCATTCCATTCCACCCTGAAGTCATCGAGTGGTTCCAGGACATCACCAGCGAGTTGGACATCCCGTACAATCTGACCTAA
- a CDS encoding glutamate--tRNA ligase translates to MTRTDHVRVRFAPSPTGNPHIGNVRTAIFAWLFARRHHGDFMIRVEDTDQDRRTEGAVEAMLDSLRWIGLDWDEGPDIGGPVAPYVQSERLELYHSVVEGLIESGQAYRCYCTPDRLNRIRKEQEEAGVDTIGYDRHCLGLSSEEASRLESAGNRPVVRFKMPDDGVSELDDIVFGHVEFENRQYDDFVAIKSDGFPTYHLASVVDDHHMGISHVMRGKEWLSSVPRHVQLYVALGWDMPEFAHLPVILAPDKTKLSKRHGAASVMDYRDMGVLPEALMNYLTLLGWSLDDKSEFFTTDELISNFDPHRVSRSDAVFDFDKLVWLNGQHIRNSPEGKVAEALAHYWQAAPPDFDIQPDADSVAEVVPLIVERLKTLDDAAPLVKFVFSKNIHLDPEQVVQRGMDPEGTRRILEAAHKSLADLECFETGPIESVLRPMAAELGVKVGQLLGTLRVATTGQKVSPPIFESLEVLGRDRSLELIEKAAEQL, encoded by the coding sequence ATGACCAGAACTGATCACGTAAGGGTCCGATTCGCCCCCAGTCCCACCGGCAACCCTCACATTGGAAACGTGAGGACTGCTATTTTCGCCTGGTTGTTTGCACGAAGGCACCACGGGGACTTCATGATTCGTGTTGAAGACACGGATCAGGACCGTCGCACTGAAGGTGCTGTCGAAGCCATGCTGGACTCCCTCCGATGGATCGGACTGGACTGGGACGAGGGCCCCGACATCGGTGGCCCGGTCGCTCCGTATGTTCAATCTGAACGCCTGGAGCTCTACCACAGCGTGGTCGAAGGGCTCATCGAATCTGGGCAAGCCTATCGATGCTATTGCACGCCTGACCGACTCAATCGGATCAGGAAAGAACAGGAAGAGGCTGGCGTCGACACGATTGGCTACGACCGCCACTGCCTGGGCCTGTCTTCTGAAGAGGCCTCGCGCCTTGAGTCTGCCGGCAACAGGCCTGTTGTGCGTTTCAAGATGCCCGATGATGGCGTATCTGAACTCGACGACATCGTGTTTGGCCACGTTGAATTCGAAAACCGCCAGTATGATGACTTCGTCGCTATCAAATCAGACGGTTTCCCAACGTATCATCTCGCGTCAGTTGTCGATGATCACCACATGGGGATCAGCCACGTGATGCGCGGTAAAGAGTGGCTGTCAAGCGTCCCGCGCCACGTTCAACTTTACGTTGCGCTCGGATGGGACATGCCTGAGTTCGCTCACCTGCCTGTCATCCTTGCTCCCGATAAGACCAAGCTGAGCAAACGCCACGGCGCGGCGTCGGTTATGGACTATCGCGATATGGGAGTCCTGCCCGAGGCGCTGATGAACTACCTCACCCTGCTGGGATGGTCTCTCGACGACAAGTCCGAGTTCTTCACTACAGATGAGTTGATAAGCAACTTTGATCCCCACCGCGTATCCAGGTCAGACGCTGTTTTCGACTTCGACAAGTTGGTCTGGCTCAACGGTCAGCACATAAGAAACTCCCCCGAAGGAAAAGTCGCTGAGGCACTGGCACACTACTGGCAGGCGGCTCCACCTGACTTTGACATCCAGCCAGACGCCGACAGTGTTGCCGAAGTTGTGCCACTGATCGTCGAGCGTCTGAAGACCCTCGACGACGCTGCGCCCCTGGTCAAGTTCGTTTTCTCGAAAAACATTCACCTTGACCCTGAGCAGGTCGTTCAGAGAGGAATGGACCCTGAGGGAACCCGACGCATTCTGGAGGCGGCCCACAAGAGCTTAGCCGACTTGGAGTGCTTCGAGACGGGCCCCATTGAGTCAGTCCTCAGGCCGATGGCAGCCGAACTTGGAGTAAAGGTGGGCCAATTGCTTGGTACCCTCAGGGTTGCCACGACGGGACAAAAGGTGTCTCCACCAATATTCGAGTCTCTTGAAGTCCTTGGCAGAGATCGATCTCTTGAGTTGATAGAAAAGGCCGCTGAGCAGCTGTAA